A section of the Longimicrobiaceae bacterium genome encodes:
- a CDS encoding dihydrolipoamide acetyltransferase family protein, with product MPQMGESIAEGTVSVWLKKVGDAVQRDEPIMEISTDKVDAEIPSPVAGTLAEIVVTEGQTVEVGTIVAYIETEAGASASTPAAPASAPSADAVSATPSSAASTDASAAPPAGGSGDAGQAAPTSAEPGTLEDRLRTKSTPLVRKIAAEHGVEVAAVQGTGRSGRVTKDDILRHVEQAKTAPVAQPSQAAAQRPAAQAQPAAAKPAFEGAFPWDEFYTNVAHPPVTAGPNDRTEPMSRMTQIIAQNMVLSRRISPHVHSYFEVDYSRLDQVRAKNKATWESQGAKVTYTHFIAKAVAMALREHPKLNASLSNDQVIYRGDVNLGIAVALDNGLIVPVVRNADDLSLVGLARRVNDLATRARSKKLSPDEIQGGTFTITNPGIFGTTIGFPIISQPQVAILGVGGVEKRGVVVTDEFGNDAIVARKRGYISLGYDHRLVNGADGDQFLARVKQILETFPDTGA from the coding sequence ATGCCCCAGATGGGCGAGTCGATCGCCGAAGGCACCGTCTCCGTCTGGCTGAAGAAGGTGGGCGACGCCGTGCAGCGCGACGAGCCCATCATGGAGATCTCGACCGACAAGGTCGACGCCGAGATCCCCTCGCCGGTCGCCGGCACCCTCGCCGAGATCGTGGTCACCGAGGGCCAGACGGTCGAGGTGGGCACCATCGTCGCCTACATCGAGACCGAGGCCGGCGCCTCCGCGTCCACCCCCGCCGCGCCCGCGTCCGCTCCGTCGGCAGATGCGGTTTCCGCTACGCCGTCGTCGGCCGCTTCGACGGATGCGTCGGCTGCTCCGCCGGCCGGCGGTTCGGGAGATGCGGGGCAGGCCGCGCCGACGAGTGCCGAGCCGGGCACGCTGGAGGACCGGCTGCGGACCAAGTCCACGCCGCTCGTCCGTAAGATCGCGGCGGAGCACGGGGTGGAGGTCGCCGCCGTCCAGGGCACCGGCCGCTCGGGGCGCGTGACCAAGGACGACATCCTTCGCCACGTGGAGCAGGCGAAGACGGCGCCCGTGGCGCAGCCGTCGCAGGCCGCGGCCCAGCGTCCGGCCGCGCAGGCCCAGCCCGCGGCTGCGAAGCCCGCGTTCGAGGGCGCCTTCCCGTGGGACGAGTTCTACACGAACGTCGCGCATCCGCCCGTCACCGCCGGCCCGAACGACCGGACCGAGCCGATGAGCCGGATGACGCAGATCATCGCGCAGAACATGGTGCTGTCGCGGCGCATCTCGCCGCACGTGCACTCGTACTTCGAGGTGGACTACTCGCGGCTGGACCAGGTGCGCGCCAAGAACAAGGCGACCTGGGAGAGCCAGGGCGCCAAGGTCACGTACACGCACTTCATCGCCAAGGCCGTCGCCATGGCGCTGCGCGAGCACCCCAAGCTGAACGCCTCGCTCAGCAACGACCAGGTGATCTACCGCGGCGACGTGAACCTGGGCATCGCCGTCGCGCTGGACAACGGGCTCATCGTGCCCGTGGTCCGCAACGCCGACGACCTGTCGCTGGTGGGTCTGGCGCGCCGCGTCAACGACCTGGCGACGCGCGCGCGCAGCAAGAAGCTCTCGCCAGACGAGATCCAGGGCGGCACGTTCACCATCACCAACCCCGGCATCTTCGGCACCACCATCGGCTTCCCGATCATCAGCCAGCCGCAGGTGGCGATCCTGGGCGTGGGCGGCGTGGAGAAGCGCGGCGTCGTGGTCACCGACGAGTTCGGGAACGATGCGATCGTGGCCCGCAAGCGCGGCTACATCTCGCTCGGCTATGACCACCGCCTGGTGAACGGCGCGGACGGCGACCAGTTCCTCGCCCGCGTCAAGCAGATCCTGGAGACGTTCCCCGACACGGGTGCGTGA
- the lipB gene encoding lipoyl(octanoyl) transferase LipB: METKTEARPFEVRRLGTVPYGDALEMQAEMVKQRRAGEITDTLLLLEHPHVITMGSGSHDENVLLGEDERAERGIELFATGRGGDVTYHGPGQLVGYPILDLKPDRCDLHHYLRDIEEMLIGVLADFGLEGGRKEGLTGVWVGDVKLAAIGVRVSSGWITSHGFALNVATDLSYFGAIIPCGIRDHGVGSISGELRREVTLDEVVPSVIRRFAETFGRELAT; the protein is encoded by the coding sequence ATGGAGACGAAGACCGAAGCGCGTCCGTTCGAGGTCCGCCGCCTGGGCACCGTACCGTACGGCGATGCGCTGGAGATGCAGGCGGAGATGGTGAAGCAGCGCCGCGCGGGCGAGATCACCGACACGCTGCTGCTGCTGGAGCACCCGCACGTCATCACCATGGGCAGCGGCTCGCACGACGAGAACGTGCTGCTGGGCGAGGACGAGCGGGCGGAGCGCGGCATCGAACTGTTTGCCACCGGCCGCGGCGGCGACGTCACCTACCACGGCCCCGGCCAGCTCGTCGGCTATCCCATCCTGGACCTCAAGCCCGACCGCTGCGACCTGCACCACTACCTCCGCGACATCGAGGAGATGCTGATCGGCGTGCTCGCCGACTTCGGCTTGGAAGGCGGGCGGAAGGAGGGGCTGACGGGCGTGTGGGTGGGGGATGTGAAGCTGGCAGCCATCGGCGTGCGTGTGTCGTCGGGGTGGATCACCAGCCACGGCTTCGCGCTCAACGTTGCGACGGACCTGTCGTACTTCGGCGCCATCATCCCCTGCGGCATCCGCGACCACGGCGTCGGCTCCATCTCCGGCGAGCTGCGTCGCGAGGTTACGCTGGACGAGGTCGTGCCCTCCGTGATCCGCCGCTTCGCCGAGACGTTCGGGCGCGAGCTGGCCACATAG
- a CDS encoding Arc family DNA-binding protein, producing MATLTIKGFPDDLYDQLRQRAAENRRSLNSEAIVCLENAVRERRRDAWSLLARADALRNSVSAPPLTDEMIEFAKNEGRP from the coding sequence ATGGCGACTCTGACGATCAAGGGCTTCCCCGACGACCTATACGACCAGCTTCGCCAGCGGGCCGCCGAGAACCGGCGCAGCCTGAACAGCGAGGCGATCGTCTGCCTGGAGAACGCGGTGCGTGAACGGCGCCGCGACGCCTGGAGCCTTCTGGCGCGGGCCGACGCGCTCCGCAACTCCGTCTCCGCCCCGCCGCTCACCGATGAGATGATCGAGTTCGCCAAGAACGAGGGCCGCCCGTGA
- a CDS encoding type II toxin-antitoxin system VapC family toxin, which produces MIVVDTNVLAYFFIDGAQTPLARSVMMRDPDWAAPTLWRSEFCNVLMLYLRKGTFTYSHAANLVVAAEATLAAPDWKVDPAQILSLALASGCTSYDCEFVAAAQSASVPLVTADRKVLNAFPTTAVSLQDFIA; this is translated from the coding sequence GTGATCGTGGTCGACACCAACGTCCTCGCGTACTTCTTCATCGACGGCGCGCAGACGCCGCTCGCCCGCTCGGTGATGATGCGCGACCCGGACTGGGCTGCCCCCACCCTGTGGCGAAGCGAGTTCTGCAACGTGCTGATGCTCTACCTGCGAAAGGGCACCTTCACGTACTCGCACGCGGCGAACCTCGTCGTCGCGGCCGAGGCGACGCTCGCCGCTCCGGACTGGAAGGTGGATCCGGCGCAGATCCTGAGCCTGGCGCTCGCCTCCGGGTGTACCAGCTACGACTGCGAGTTCGTGGCGGCGGCCCAATCCGCCTCAGTGCCGCTCGTCACGGCGGATCGCAAGGTCCTCAACGCATTCCCCACCACTGCTGTATCTCTCCAGGACTTCATCGCCTGA
- a CDS encoding HAMP domain-containing sensor histidine kinase, with the protein MATMDGERVGPGGRERRAMARGGPAQLPLAFVILCLLALIALPVLGIRRSIAAQRLFERTTEPARAMVTQLHSAMALGDDALLDYLDVGDTASLGRYRRAAADEREAMDSLEPLMPAMGAASRARFRELRTAVDEWHAHADAAVRARTRNPGAARFLLAEHDRFERALVAASELDRSLSTVARARRLDVLSAERGEVAMSVVLGLLALAAVLVVAHLGRRLHAYAQAAEAGRRRVEELMEGKARLIRGITHDLKNPLGAIDGHAQLLEDGIRGPLTSAQTESVRRMRRSARAMLAIIGDMLELSKAEAGQLRIDAAPADLSALVREAVEEHRGGVEAAGLTLELEDGALPPVRTDAARVAQVLGNLLSNAVKYTPAGGRVLVRAEACDGGATVPRAAVAIHVSDDGPGIPPEKRETVFEEFSRLEPERAAGVGLGLAISRRIARLMGGDLTVGETGGGGSTFTLWLPDEPPTAPAARGRE; encoded by the coding sequence ATGGCAACGATGGATGGCGAGCGGGTGGGACCGGGCGGACGTGAGCGCAGGGCCATGGCGCGCGGCGGGCCGGCGCAGCTTCCGCTCGCGTTCGTCATCCTGTGCCTGCTCGCGCTGATCGCCCTGCCGGTGCTGGGCATCCGCCGCAGCATCGCGGCGCAGCGGCTGTTCGAGCGGACGACGGAGCCGGCGCGGGCGATGGTCACGCAGCTCCACTCCGCCATGGCGCTGGGCGACGACGCGCTGCTCGACTACCTGGACGTGGGCGACACGGCCTCGCTGGGCCGCTACCGCCGCGCAGCGGCAGACGAGCGGGAGGCGATGGACAGCCTGGAGCCGCTGATGCCCGCGATGGGCGCCGCTTCGCGGGCGCGCTTTCGCGAGCTGCGCACGGCGGTGGACGAGTGGCACGCCCACGCGGATGCGGCCGTCCGCGCCCGCACGCGCAACCCCGGCGCGGCACGGTTCCTCCTGGCCGAGCACGACCGCTTCGAGCGGGCGCTGGTGGCCGCGTCGGAGTTGGACCGCTCGCTCAGCACCGTGGCGCGCGCGCGGCGTCTGGACGTCCTGTCCGCCGAGCGGGGCGAGGTGGCGATGAGCGTCGTTCTCGGCCTGCTCGCGCTCGCCGCCGTGCTGGTCGTCGCGCACCTGGGCCGGCGGCTGCACGCGTACGCGCAGGCGGCGGAGGCGGGCCGGCGGCGCGTGGAGGAGCTGATGGAGGGGAAGGCGCGCCTCATCCGCGGGATCACGCACGACCTCAAGAACCCGCTGGGCGCCATCGACGGGCACGCGCAGCTGCTGGAGGACGGCATCCGGGGCCCGCTCACCTCCGCGCAGACCGAGTCGGTGCGGCGGATGCGGCGTTCGGCCCGCGCGATGCTCGCCATCATCGGCGACATGCTGGAGCTGTCGAAGGCCGAGGCAGGGCAGCTGCGCATCGACGCCGCGCCGGCGGACCTCTCCGCCCTGGTGCGCGAGGCGGTGGAGGAGCACCGCGGAGGGGTGGAGGCGGCGGGGCTCACGCTGGAGCTGGAGGATGGGGCGCTGCCGCCCGTTCGCACCGACGCGGCGCGGGTGGCGCAGGTGCTGGGCAACCTGCTCTCGAACGCCGTCAAGTACACGCCGGCGGGCGGCCGCGTGCTCGTGCGCGCCGAGGCGTGCGACGGAGGCGCGACAGTGCCGCGCGCCGCCGTCGCCATCCACGTGAGCGACGACGGCCCGGGCATCCCGCCCGAGAAGAGGGAGACGGTGTTCGAGGAGTTCTCGCGTCTGGAGCCGGAGCGCGCCGCGGGCGTCGGCCTGGGACTCGCCATCAGCCGGCGCATCGCCCGGCTGATGGGCGGCGACCTCACCGTGGGCGAGACGGGCGGCGGCGGGTCGACTTTCACGCTCTGGCTGCCGGACGAGCCGCCTACCGCGCCGGCAGCGCGCGGGCGGGAGTGA